The DNA region AAGATGAGCTGGAGCCTCTTTTGTCTCATCAAAGACCTTACCATCGATAAAACTAGCTTTGTAGTTTGCTATGATGATACTCTCTTGTTTTGGAGTCGCTCCCTTTTTGCTTGATTTTAAAATTTCATATTGCAATTTTGATTTTGTTGTTTTTACATTTTTATTTTTTGCATTTTTATCCATAAAAGCCTTGCCTTGCTTTAAATTCTCTTTAAGTATGGCGGCTTCTTTTTCTTTTACTATCTTGTCTAAATTTTCAGCTCTTTTGTTTAGTAGCTTTGCTATCTCATCATCGCTTAGTTTTAGCTCTCCTTTTAGTGCATCACTAAAACCTTTGATAACGGCCTCAGCATCGTAGCTAATGCCTATTTGTTTTTGTTCAAGTAACCCTTTTAAAACATATCCACCACTTGTTGCTCCCATAGCATAAGACTCATTTGAATCTACATTTGCAAGCAAACTAGAAGCACTTAAGCTAAGAAGTAGCGTAAATTTTAAAACCTTATTTTTCATATCAAACCCTTAAGATTAAAGGGGCTAAAACTAGCCCCTAAATGCTATAAATTTTTATTCAAAATTCTTTGAGCTTCTTTTATATACTCTTTTGATGCATCGAGTTTTTGTTTAGTAAATTTAAATCCGTGCATACCCCATGAACCATCTTTTTCAACCATATCGATGATCTCTTGAGCATTTTGGATAAGCTCATAAACTCTTACTTTATCACTTGCATCAAGTTTTTTAGTCTCAAGTAGTGAGTAAAGTCCTTCAATACCAATCTTAACTTCAGAGAATTCATTCTTAACTGGAGTTTGCCATCCCATGACTTCATCATAAACTTGTTTTTGGTTTTTGAAGTGAAGTGTTGGTTTTAGCTCAGATAATACTGGGCTGTGGCAGCCTTTGGTATCTTTCATATCTTTATCAGCCCAAGATGTTCTAGCGCAAGCCCACATCAAGTCAACGTAGTTATGGCCATTTTTATCTCTTTCAAAGTGCCAATCTTTAGCATCTCTTGGACCTTTAGCAGCATCGCCTGGTACTAGAGATTTCTCTTTTGGATCAACCATGATCTTCCAGATGTGAGATCTTCTTTGAGTATCAAAGCCAGCGTTGTCTTGGAACTGAACAGCGTAGAAATTCTCACAACTCATCATAAATGGCATGTGGCAAGATGCACAAGTGTTATCTTTGTGAGTATCTGCTTTAGATGCGATATATGCTTGAGTCTCGTGGCAATCTTTACACTCTTTTCTAATCTTTGGTTTAGTATAGAATGAGCTTAGATAGCCTTGCTCTGAGTTATAGTTCATACCTGTTACACTCTTATCACCTACAACTGGACCTGTGTTATCGTGTGGATCGTGGCAAGTAACACATCTCATACCTTTGTCGTAGTGAGCTGTAAAGTATGATTGTGAACCTTCAGAACCACATCCTGGTCCCATTGATTTAAATTTAGAGCTAAGCGAGAGATCAAGCTTGCCGTTATTAAGAGGATTAGCACGAGCTAGATCTGGGCTAAAGTTAAATCTTTGGTGGCAGCGTTCACAGTTTGATGTTCTAAAATTTGTAGCTCCATCAAGGTGACCGCCAGCTCCGTGGCACTCCTCACAGCTTACGCCTTTTGAGATAGTGTGTTTTTGAAGCTCTTTGGCATTACCAAGTGCTGCGTAAAATTCTGCTTTTGATTTGAAATCAAATTTAACTGGGTGACAAACTTCACAATATGATGAGTTCGCTTGGAAAAACATCGACTTTTTGTGTTTTGCGGCGTATGAAGCTAGACCTCTAACATATCCGCCATTGTCGCCATACTCTTCAAGAGTGCCAGGAAATTCTGGGACAAGCTCTTTTATCTTTTTAACAGTTGCGTCGTCTAAATTTAACGCCCATGTTCTTTGCCATTGGTTACCACCAGCTACGATCTGACCTGTGCCATCTCTTAGCAAACCACCCTCAACGTAGTAAGTACCACGAAGTAGCCACGCATCAACGTAGCCCATTTTTGTTCTTAAGTGACCAACAGTTGCGTAGATAACATCTGGAGTGATACCTTTTGGAAGGATAGAAGCGGTATCTTTGTCAAATACTGGCTCAGTTAGGTTGTTATTAACCTCTGGGTGCTCGCCAGGGAAGCGCATAGTAGTTGCGTGGCGAGATCTGCTCCACACTTCATACTGAGCTGGGTGACACTCACCACACTTTTCTGGTCCTACAAATTTGTTAGGAAACTGAAGTGATGAAGTGGCTGGAATTCTATACATCATAGAACTATAGCCCTTACCGCCATCTCTTTTACTAAGCTTTGACATATCAAAGCCATGTCCCTCGGCAAGCCACTCTAAGCCACGGTCGTGAACGACCATTTTACCGACGGTTTTACCACCATATTTTGTAAAAATAGGGTGGTTTTTAAATAACCAGTTATACATCTCTTGCTCTTCTACAACGTAGTCTTGCAAGGAGATAACACCTCTACTTTGCAGTGTGCCTTTAGGATTTGCGATAACATCACGTGCTTTATCGGACATCTGCATATTATGCTCTTCGCAACAGGCTTGTGAAGCGAAGATGCTAACACCCATGAGCAAACCAGCTAAGGCTTTTTGTAGATTTCTCATGTGCCCTCCTTTAAATTTTTATCCTAAAATCAAAATGATTTCATACTGATAATACTAACACCAAAAAAGGGCAGAAAAGGGGGAATTTTAATAAATTATAAATTTTCGAAACTAATTGTAAATGTAATACTATTTTCATCTACATTTCTAGCAAAGATTAGGGCGTTATTTTTGCTAGCGATTAGCCGGCTCATATATAGACCAAGCCCACTGCCAGACTCTTTTGTGCTAAAGTGTGGCTCAAAGATAACCTTTAAAAATGAATTTTTTATCGCTCCTGCATTATTTTGCACGCATAAATTTTTACGATTATCTTTTATGAAAGTATAAATTTTTATTACTCTTGGCTTTACATAGCTTTGTTTAAATGCATCTTTTGCGTTATTTATAATATTTATTAAAATTTGGATTATTTCATTAAAATTTGCAAAAATCGTAAAATTTTCTCTTATATCGATCTCTATTTCAATTTGATATTTCTTAAGTGAGGCGTTTAGAATTTTTATAGTCTGATTTACCACTTCCTCTACGCTAAACTCCCTTTTTAAAGTATTTGGCTTAAAAAAGTTTTTAAAATCATCAACCGTTTCAGACATGAAATTTATCTGTTTGCTAGTCTCTTCTATAAACTCATAAATTTTTGCTTCATCAAGTTTTTTTCGCTCCTGATAGAGTTCTAAATTTATTAAAGCTGAGCTGATTTGAGCTAAAGGTTGCTTCCACTGATGTGAGATATTGCCTATCATCTCGCCCATTGAGGCTAGGCGGCTTTGATGTATCATTAGCTGCTCAGTCTGTCTTTTACTCTCTTCGCCACGCCTATGCATCTTATAAACAAGTAGCAAAAATATCCCAAATACAAAGGCTATCGCGCTCATTATGATGACAACCTCTTTTAAATGGTAAGAAAAAATGGCACGTAGTGGGATTTTAAAAGATAGCATTGCCATCATCTCACTTGCTTCAGAAATTTTTCCATTTGAAATTTCATAACGATCCAACATCTGTTTTGGAGCACTTTCGCTATTATGACAGGCTAGGCAAGATGTATTTTGACTTTTTATAGGAAGCCCTACAAAAAATTGTGAGCCATTTTCATCTTTTATAATCTTTGAAAACTCACTAAATTTATTCTCTTTAAAGCCTCTTAACACCTGCGCTTCAAATTCATTTGGTTTATGAGCTTTATTTAAAGGTGCCATGGCGACTAGTTTGTAGTCAAAGTCAAGATTGTATTTTTTCTTTTGGATATTATAAATTTCACGGCTTATATATGAAGATGAAAGTAATCTCTCGTCAAAAAAATCCTCTTTTATAATGCCATCATGTTTTAGCTGCTCTATTAGCGGACGCTGAACGCCTGCAATGTACTCTCTTACAGAATTTATGCTCTCAAGCACATAATACGCCTCTTTTTTGGCATCTTTCATTGCAAGATTATTATAAAAATTTAAAACAAGTGCGGATATTAAGAGATAAACAAAGATAAAAACACTTACGATTAGCTGAAATTTATATTTCACAAAGATAACCTACACCATATAAATTTTTAATCACATCTTTGCCAAGCTTCCTTCTAAGCTCTTTTACAATCGTCTTTATCGCCTCTTTGCTTGGCTGCTCATACTCCCAAATATAATCAAAAATTTGTTCATAAGTTATAGTTTGATTTTTGTTGTTTAAAAAATACTCTAAAAGCCTACTTTCACTCTTGCTTAGATGAGAAATTTCACCATTTATATAAAGTACTTTTTTACCAAAATCGTATTCTACTTCATCATTTAGCCTAAGAGTCGGCTTACGTCCAACAAGCTCTAAAGCAACGTCTTCTAGGGCCTTTATAAATGATTTTTTATCATATGGCTTTGCAAGATATCTTGTGATCTTTAGCTCAACCGCTCTCCACAAATACTCTTGCTCGACGTGGCTTGATAAGATCACGATAGGAATTTTTTGATTTATGGTTCTTACTTTTTTAGCGATCTCTAGGCCATCGATATTTGGCACACTTATATCAAGCACCAAAACATCATAAGCATCGCTCATCGCTAGCTCAAGTGCATCATAGCCATCTGTTACGCCATTTACCTCGGCAAAAAATAGCTCCAAAGAAGCACAAATATTTTTTAAAATCGCCTCTTCATCTTCAAGACAAAGGACCTTTTTGTTTGATAAAACGTCTAAAATATCATATTCTTGCATAGCTTCATCTCGCTTTTTGAGCAGATATTATCACTTGGTAGCTTAAAAAATAAGATTATCTAAAAAATAATTCATACCAATATAAAAGACAGATTACTTTTAAAAATTAAACTATAAATTTTTGTTGAAGTGGTGTAAAATCTTTATTAAAAATTTTCTATGAGTACTATTTTTGGATCTTTCTAAAAATTTTAGCTATCGATCAATTTTAAAAAAGAAAGATAGCTATATTTATAGTATTAAATTTTAATTGCCTCTGCTTCCAGGTTTGATCGCTTTGCTTCCATTTTTACAAAGTGGGCAATGCTCAGGCTCATAAATTTCAAACTCAAAATTTCCTAAAGCAAAAAATGGCTTATCGCTTGGCAGTTTAGCATTTGGCTTAGCCTCATTGTCTAAATTTGCGACCTTACAAAAGCCGCGATTTGCAAGCGCTGCAAAGCCAACTACCTCGCCGCCAAGGCTCTCTATTACGTGTGCTGCTTCAAGTGCCGAGCCGCCAGTCGTGATGATGTCTTCACAAACGATAAATTTCTCACCTTTTTTCACCTCAAAACCACGTCTAAGACTCATTATCTTTTCAACTCGCTCTGTAAAGATAAAACGCTTCTTTGCCGCACGAGCTAGCTCATAGCCAGCTAAAATTCCTCCAAGTGCAGGCGAGCAAACGCTATCAAATTTAATGCCAAATTTCTCTATCACACAGGCGAGCTCATCAGCTAGCTTTCCAGCCAAAGCTGGGTCTTCAAGTACCTTTGCACTTTGGAGATAAAACTGCGAGTGATTGCCACTGCTTAGTAAAAAATGTCCCTCTAAATATGCCCCAGCCTCTTTATAAATTTTCTCTAAATCCATCGTTTTTTCCTTTTAAAATTTACTCAAAATCTTAACACAAGCCCACTTAAGCCACTCTTTTTAAAATTTAATAAGCCACACATTTGTATAATCTCTCAACACTCACAAAAAGGACGCTCATGCTTATATTTAACCCAGTTGTTTTTAGCATTTTAGTGATGACGATACTTTGTCTATTGCGTTTTAACATCTTGCTTTCTATCCTTATCTCTGCTCTTGTTGCGGGAGTAATGTATAAGCATGGATTTAGTGGATTTGAAAGTGGCATTGCAGGTGGAATAGATAGCCTCTTTACAGCCCTAAAAGAGACTACACAAAGCCTTATAAGCGGTATGCAAGGCAATCTTGAAACATCGCTTAGTTATATTTTACTTGGTGCTTTAGCAGCCGCCATCGCAAATACAAATTTAACTGCTATCTTGATAAATGCTTTGAGTAAATTCCTTAGTTCAAATAAAGTGATTTTTATACTAACTATTGCATTTATAGCGTGCTTATCTCAAAATTTAATCCCAGTTCACATAGCTTTTATACCTATTTTGATTCCACCACTTCTTGCTATTATGAATAAAATGGGAATAGATAGACGTGCCGTGGCTTGTGCTTTGACATTTGGTCTTCAAGCACCTTATGTAAGCCTTAGCGTTGGCTTTGGTCTGCTTTTTCACAATATCCTAAAAAAAGAGCTAGCAAATAACGGCATAACCACATCTATTTCTGATATATCTTCTGTTATGTGGATAGG from Campylobacter concisus includes:
- a CDS encoding ATP-binding protein, which produces MKYKFQLIVSVFIFVYLLISALVLNFYNNLAMKDAKKEAYYVLESINSVREYIAGVQRPLIEQLKHDGIIKEDFFDERLLSSSYISREIYNIQKKKYNLDFDYKLVAMAPLNKAHKPNEFEAQVLRGFKENKFSEFSKIIKDENGSQFFVGLPIKSQNTSCLACHNSESAPKQMLDRYEISNGKISEASEMMAMLSFKIPLRAIFSYHLKEVVIIMSAIAFVFGIFLLLVYKMHRRGEESKRQTEQLMIHQSRLASMGEMIGNISHQWKQPLAQISSALINLELYQERKKLDEAKIYEFIEETSKQINFMSETVDDFKNFFKPNTLKREFSVEEVVNQTIKILNASLKKYQIEIEIDIRENFTIFANFNEIIQILINIINNAKDAFKQSYVKPRVIKIYTFIKDNRKNLCVQNNAGAIKNSFLKVIFEPHFSTKESGSGLGLYMSRLIASKNNALIFARNVDENSITFTISFENL
- a CDS encoding FKBP-type peptidyl-prolyl cis-trans isomerase, which translates into the protein MKNKVLKFTLLLSLSASSLLANVDSNESYAMGATSGGYVLKGLLEQKQIGISYDAEAVIKGFSDALKGELKLSDDEIAKLLNKRAENLDKIVKEKEAAILKENLKQGKAFMDKNAKNKNVKTTKSKLQYEILKSSKKGATPKQESIIIANYKASFIDGKVFDETKEAPAHLSMLNLIPGLEEGLMLMKEGDKFKFVIPPELAYGDSGMEGIPGGETIVFEIELVKVLKPGELAEAAKKIHEKELNKGIKKPH
- a CDS encoding response regulator transcription factor; protein product: MQEYDILDVLSNKKVLCLEDEEAILKNICASLELFFAEVNGVTDGYDALELAMSDAYDVLVLDISVPNIDGLEIAKKVRTINQKIPIVILSSHVEQEYLWRAVELKITRYLAKPYDKKSFIKALEDVALELVGRKPTLRLNDEVEYDFGKKVLYINGEISHLSKSESRLLEYFLNNKNQTITYEQIFDYIWEYEQPSKEAIKTIVKELRRKLGKDVIKNLYGVGYLCEI
- the pyrE gene encoding orotate phosphoribosyltransferase; this translates as MDLEKIYKEAGAYLEGHFLLSSGNHSQFYLQSAKVLEDPALAGKLADELACVIEKFGIKFDSVCSPALGGILAGYELARAAKKRFIFTERVEKIMSLRRGFEVKKGEKFIVCEDIITTGGSALEAAHVIESLGGEVVGFAALANRGFCKVANLDNEAKPNAKLPSDKPFFALGNFEFEIYEPEHCPLCKNGSKAIKPGSRGN
- a CDS encoding multiheme c-type cytochrome, whose amino-acid sequence is MRNLQKALAGLLMGVSIFASQACCEEHNMQMSDKARDVIANPKGTLQSRGVISLQDYVVEEQEMYNWLFKNHPIFTKYGGKTVGKMVVHDRGLEWLAEGHGFDMSKLSKRDGGKGYSSMMYRIPATSSLQFPNKFVGPEKCGECHPAQYEVWSRSRHATTMRFPGEHPEVNNNLTEPVFDKDTASILPKGITPDVIYATVGHLRTKMGYVDAWLLRGTYYVEGGLLRDGTGQIVAGGNQWQRTWALNLDDATVKKIKELVPEFPGTLEEYGDNGGYVRGLASYAAKHKKSMFFQANSSYCEVCHPVKFDFKSKAEFYAALGNAKELQKHTISKGVSCEECHGAGGHLDGATNFRTSNCERCHQRFNFSPDLARANPLNNGKLDLSLSSKFKSMGPGCGSEGSQSYFTAHYDKGMRCVTCHDPHDNTGPVVGDKSVTGMNYNSEQGYLSSFYTKPKIRKECKDCHETQAYIASKADTHKDNTCASCHMPFMMSCENFYAVQFQDNAGFDTQRRSHIWKIMVDPKEKSLVPGDAAKGPRDAKDWHFERDKNGHNYVDLMWACARTSWADKDMKDTKGCHSPVLSELKPTLHFKNQKQVYDEVMGWQTPVKNEFSEVKIGIEGLYSLLETKKLDASDKVRVYELIQNAQEIIDMVEKDGSWGMHGFKFTKQKLDASKEYIKEAQRILNKNL